From a single Cyclobacterium marinum DSM 745 genomic region:
- a CDS encoding oligosaccharide flippase family protein, whose product MSKLAKQSILTTFSAYIGVVIGYFNLLWLLPYVLKPDQIGLFKTIQDIALLMMPFAQMGIGNGITRFFPQVTDSKFSFFSFSLFLGIAGFAVLMVFTILFREPISSAFAEKSPAVNQYIQVALIITFILVIHTLLEAFSRSYLKLAIPSLIRDVLLRLLIALLVIGYFFGWYPFPQMIWGMSIAYFLAMACMVFYMNKNGIFQLQFNWSDIPLSLKKDFFRYNIITLLGTAGALLIMKIDSIMVSSMIGLDANAIYTIGFSIAVVIEMPRRAISQVAMPVISEMFAKNQLTEINALYKKIAVNQLLICLLVFLLIWVNIENLYHFVPNRSIYEQGKWVVLLIGLGKITDVIFSVNGEIIVFSRFYTFNITATLLMCAAVIIFNLMLIPLYGIEGAALASLIAMFCYNLVKYIYIKIRLGFNPFTTGVFLILLAGVLSWALSYYLIPESAYVVLDILIRSGIVTAFYLLLIHLFKAAQETEAMVFRKIKDVFSQLR is encoded by the coding sequence TTGAGTAAATTAGCCAAACAAAGTATTTTAACCACTTTCTCTGCCTATATAGGTGTAGTAATTGGCTACTTCAACCTATTATGGTTGCTTCCCTATGTCTTAAAACCAGATCAAATTGGTTTATTCAAAACCATACAAGATATTGCGCTCCTAATGATGCCTTTCGCTCAAATGGGAATAGGAAATGGGATTACTAGGTTTTTCCCTCAGGTGACAGACTCAAAATTTTCGTTCTTTTCTTTTAGTCTTTTTTTAGGCATTGCAGGCTTTGCTGTCTTGATGGTTTTTACCATCCTATTCCGAGAACCAATTAGCTCTGCTTTTGCAGAGAAGTCACCAGCTGTAAACCAATATATTCAAGTTGCATTAATAATAACATTTATTTTAGTAATTCACACCTTACTTGAGGCCTTTAGCCGTTCTTACTTAAAATTAGCCATCCCTTCCCTGATCCGAGATGTATTATTAAGATTACTTATCGCTTTATTGGTAATTGGATATTTCTTTGGTTGGTACCCTTTCCCCCAAATGATTTGGGGAATGTCTATTGCCTACTTCCTCGCCATGGCCTGCATGGTATTCTACATGAATAAAAATGGAATATTTCAACTCCAATTTAATTGGTCCGACATTCCACTTTCTCTAAAAAAAGATTTTTTTAGGTATAATATAATCACCTTATTGGGTACTGCTGGGGCCCTGCTAATTATGAAAATTGACAGCATTATGGTCAGTTCAATGATAGGGTTAGATGCCAATGCGATCTACACAATTGGCTTTTCTATAGCTGTGGTTATAGAAATGCCCAGACGGGCAATCTCCCAGGTAGCCATGCCGGTTATCTCAGAAATGTTTGCAAAAAATCAATTGACAGAAATAAATGCCCTCTATAAAAAAATAGCAGTAAACCAACTTTTAATATGTTTGTTGGTGTTCCTTTTGATATGGGTCAATATCGAAAACCTTTACCACTTTGTTCCTAACAGATCCATCTATGAACAAGGAAAATGGGTGGTCCTTCTAATCGGATTGGGCAAAATTACCGATGTTATCTTCTCCGTCAATGGTGAAATAATCGTTTTCTCAAGGTTCTATACTTTTAATATTACAGCTACGCTGTTAATGTGTGCAGCAGTTATTATTTTTAACTTAATGCTTATTCCTCTGTATGGCATTGAAGGGGCTGCACTAGCTTCACTTATAGCCATGTTTTGTTACAATCTTGTAAAGTACATTTACATAAAGATAAGGTTGGGATTCAATCCTTTTACAACCGGGGTGTTTTTAATTCTCTTGGCCGGTGTACTGAGCTGGGCTTTGTCTTACTATTTAATTCCCGAATCTGCCTATGTGGTGCTTGATATACTAATCAGAAGTGGCATTGTAACTGCTTTTTACCTTTTGTTGATTCACCTTTTTAAGGCTGCCCAAGAAACTGAAGCGATGGTATTCCGAAAAATTAAAGATGTATTTAGCCAATTAAGGTAA
- the dut gene encoding dUTP diphosphatase, protein MKINVINKSNHPLPAYQTEQSAGLDLTANIPAPITLKPLDRKLIGTGLYIELPKGFEAQIRPRSGLAYKHGVTVLNSPGTIDADYRGEIKVLLVNNSDTVFTVQDGERIAQMVIAKHEQIEWNPQAQLSDTERGAGGYGSTGK, encoded by the coding sequence ATGAAAATAAACGTAATCAATAAATCAAATCATCCATTACCTGCTTATCAAACAGAACAATCTGCAGGTCTGGACCTTACTGCAAACATTCCAGCGCCCATTACATTAAAACCACTTGACAGAAAATTAATCGGCACAGGTTTGTATATTGAGTTACCAAAAGGTTTTGAAGCGCAAATAAGACCGAGAAGTGGGCTGGCGTACAAACATGGAGTTACAGTTCTCAATAGCCCTGGCACCATTGATGCAGATTACCGGGGAGAAATAAAAGTGCTGTTGGTTAATAATTCTGACACCGTTTTCACCGTTCAAGATGGAGAAAGAATTGCTCAGATGGTCATTGCAAAACACGAACAAATTGAATGGAACCCACAAGCACAGCTCTCAGACACCGAAAGAGGGGCAGGAGGCTATGGGAGCACAGGCAAATAA
- a CDS encoding lipopolysaccharide biosynthesis protein, with the protein MGLLKKLAGQSAIYGISSILGKSINFLLVPLYTGYLPKEDLGSFTMLYALIAFLNVVFTFGMETSYFRFATGKGLDPKIVFQNAQTLVTAVGLSLGIILFLFADKLSLLFEYEGKTHLFQWAAIILTIDALMALPFARLRLDGRSLTFALLKLFNILLNVGFNVLFIVVAYHIVAGDFLQVFYPYVADWYNPEWGVDYILLANLLANLIILPIIWKLAGKWKLQLKRSILLPMWKYALPLLFMGLAGVTNEVFSRGLFEYSLPENFYPGLNSREAGGVFGANFKLAILMSLIIQAFKYAAEPFFFQQSENKNNPLLFARVMHWFIIFCTFLMVVVSVNLKLIGALFFQAEGYATALPMVPILLMGYLFLGIYYNLSIWFKITDQTQYSFYITLIGAIVTIIIILTLVPVLGFIGGALSTFGSYLVMTLLCYFIGQKYYPIPYQTKKDVGYLLIAFFLSYGGFLIDTGSLAFNFILHSAIILLYAGLIFLMEKKELNSLLKSFSKK; encoded by the coding sequence ATGGGTCTGTTAAAAAAATTGGCCGGGCAATCTGCCATTTACGGCATCAGTAGTATCCTCGGCAAATCAATCAACTTTTTGCTTGTCCCTTTATACACGGGATATCTTCCTAAAGAAGACTTGGGATCCTTTACCATGCTTTATGCATTGATAGCATTTTTGAATGTTGTCTTCACATTTGGTATGGAAACCTCTTATTTCCGGTTTGCTACCGGAAAAGGTTTGGATCCAAAAATAGTTTTTCAAAATGCCCAAACATTGGTAACCGCAGTAGGTTTATCTTTGGGTATCATTTTATTCCTTTTTGCAGACAAACTAAGCCTACTGTTTGAGTATGAGGGGAAAACCCATTTATTCCAATGGGCTGCCATAATATTAACCATAGACGCCTTGATGGCCCTTCCTTTTGCTCGTTTAAGATTGGATGGCAGGTCCTTGACCTTTGCCTTACTTAAACTGTTTAACATCCTTCTCAATGTAGGTTTTAATGTACTTTTTATTGTGGTAGCTTACCATATTGTAGCAGGAGATTTTCTTCAAGTCTTCTATCCTTATGTCGCTGACTGGTACAATCCGGAATGGGGAGTTGATTATATTCTTCTGGCCAATCTTTTGGCCAACTTGATAATATTACCCATTATTTGGAAACTGGCAGGCAAATGGAAATTACAACTCAAGCGCAGCATTTTACTTCCCATGTGGAAATACGCATTACCCTTATTATTCATGGGCCTTGCCGGGGTTACTAATGAAGTGTTTTCCAGGGGATTATTTGAATATTCATTGCCCGAAAATTTTTACCCCGGGCTAAATTCAAGAGAGGCAGGAGGAGTATTTGGAGCTAATTTTAAGTTGGCAATTTTAATGAGCCTGATTATTCAAGCCTTCAAATATGCGGCAGAACCCTTTTTCTTCCAACAATCAGAGAATAAAAACAACCCCCTGCTATTCGCAAGGGTAATGCACTGGTTTATCATTTTCTGCACCTTCCTGATGGTAGTCGTCTCTGTTAATTTAAAATTAATCGGCGCCTTGTTTTTTCAAGCAGAAGGGTACGCCACAGCATTACCTATGGTGCCTATCCTCTTAATGGGCTATTTATTCTTAGGTATATATTATAACCTAAGTATCTGGTTTAAAATTACAGATCAAACCCAATACAGTTTTTATATCACCTTAATTGGGGCAATCGTAACAATCATTATCATTCTTACATTGGTGCCTGTTTTAGGTTTTATCGGGGGGGCTTTAAGTACTTTTGGTAGCTATTTGGTAATGACTTTGCTTTGTTACTTTATTGGTCAAAAATATTACCCAATACCATATCAAACAAAAAAGGACGTAGGCTACTTGCTTATTGCATTTTTCCTAAGTTATGGAGGCTTCCTTATAGACACAGGTTCTTTGGCTTTTAATTTCATACTTCACTCCGCCATCATTTTGTTGTATGCCGGCCTAATTTTTCTGATGGAAAAAAAGGAATTAAATTCGTTATTAAAATCGTTCTCCAAGAAATAG
- a CDS encoding enoyl-CoA hydratase/isomerase family protein has product MAEQKNILSETKDGILYLTISRESKLNALNFNTLEELKNIFNEVNDNKSIRAVIITGAGEKAFVAGADINEISELNELNARKFAEFGQEVFDNIESCHKPVIAVVNGYALGGGCELAIACHMRIATSNAKFGQPEVNLGIIPGYGGTQRLTNLIGRTKATEILMTGDMLDVNEAKSLGLLNHVEATKAEALAKAEEVIKKIMTKAPLSIGMIVDCVNAVYASDENGYQIEANSFARCVKSEDYREGTTAFLEKRKPNFKGE; this is encoded by the coding sequence ATGGCTGAACAAAAAAATATTCTTTCAGAGACTAAAGACGGAATACTTTATCTTACCATCAGCAGAGAGTCCAAACTCAACGCCTTAAATTTCAATACCTTGGAAGAGTTGAAAAATATTTTCAACGAGGTGAATGATAACAAATCTATAAGAGCTGTAATCATCACAGGTGCGGGTGAAAAGGCCTTTGTAGCGGGTGCTGACATTAATGAAATCTCAGAACTCAACGAACTCAATGCTAGGAAGTTTGCTGAATTTGGTCAAGAAGTTTTTGATAATATAGAATCCTGTCACAAACCTGTAATTGCCGTTGTTAATGGTTATGCGCTGGGTGGAGGCTGTGAGCTGGCAATAGCTTGCCACATGAGAATTGCAACGTCCAATGCAAAGTTTGGACAACCGGAAGTTAATTTAGGTATTATACCGGGTTACGGAGGTACCCAAAGACTAACCAACCTTATAGGCAGAACCAAGGCTACGGAAATCCTGATGACCGGTGACATGCTGGATGTCAATGAGGCAAAATCTTTAGGTCTTTTAAACCATGTGGAGGCTACTAAAGCAGAAGCATTAGCGAAAGCTGAAGAGGTTATTAAAAAGATCATGACCAAAGCCCCATTGTCCATCGGTATGATAGTAGATTGTGTCAATGCTGTGTATGCTAGTGATGAAAACGGTTACCAAATCGAAGCAAACAGTTTTGCACGCTGTGTGAAATCTGAAGACTATAGAGAAGGAACAACAGCTTTTCTTGAAAAGAGAAAACCTAACTTCAAAGGGGAATAG
- a CDS encoding RNA polymerase sigma factor, whose translation MDAFKGKSSFSTWLFRIALNVCLQFKSKHIKSQSRLIKLDSISVENFGSDELTEAKESDEKLILLRTCIKSLNESDKALITLYLEELAYKEISEILGLTENNVAVKIRRVKLKLFNCLNEVI comes from the coding sequence ATGGATGCTTTTAAAGGTAAATCATCCTTCAGTACTTGGTTGTTCAGAATAGCTCTCAATGTTTGCCTTCAATTCAAATCTAAACACATAAAAAGCCAAAGTCGGTTAATTAAGTTGGATAGCATTTCAGTCGAAAATTTCGGATCTGATGAACTGACAGAGGCTAAGGAATCGGATGAAAAATTAATACTCCTTAGGACCTGTATAAAAAGCTTGAATGAAAGTGATAAGGCTCTCATAACACTTTATTTGGAAGAGCTGGCCTATAAGGAGATTTCGGAAATATTGGGGTTGACAGAAAATAATGTAGCCGTAAAGATTCGTAGGGTTAAGTTGAAATTGTTTAACTGTTTGAATGAAGTGATATGA
- a CDS encoding sigma factor → MNKELETLFLEGLEINQQRLFRICRVYSTNSEDAKDLFQEILIHVWGGYGCF, encoded by the coding sequence ATGAATAAAGAGCTAGAAACACTATTCCTTGAAGGCTTGGAAATAAACCAGCAGCGATTGTTTAGAATTTGTAGGGTTTACTCAACAAATAGCGAAGACGCCAAAGATCTTTTCCAAGAAATTTTAATTCATGTATGGGGGGGCTATGGATGCTTTTAA
- a CDS encoding glycosyltransferase: MKRVLIITYYWPPSAGSGVQRWLKFSKYLPEFGWQPVIFTPENPDFSLQDESLKQEVDKHTEVLKFPIWEPYHLFRTLKKQGPKDTASILEYKDPGLLDQLAVWLRGNLLIPDPRLFWIKPSVKFLEGIWEQNDFKAIITTGPPHSMHLLGRNLKRKTGIPWLADFRDPWSTWEFLDTLKLSGFARKKHQKLERSVFEEADRLVTISPTFQKEMIAIGAKDIQVLLNGFDPSDIPEFLATSPGSSSVLEIVYSGVIDAIRNPLPFLKVLKSVFGNTSGKVRLTFVGRVNESVKQLLSEDNWFRAHVVLAGYVSHKEVFSFYQKANLLLLILTNTKNAKGNIPGKLFEYMATGRQILALGDPKGDSASIIKTSEAGKVFSHTDETGMAQFIKNFQTNKLPNKLEADILQYSRKKITAQLALLLDEISQA, translated from the coding sequence ATGAAAAGGGTTCTTATCATTACCTATTATTGGCCACCAAGTGCCGGTTCCGGTGTGCAACGCTGGCTTAAATTTTCAAAATACCTACCGGAATTTGGTTGGCAACCTGTAATTTTTACGCCTGAAAATCCTGATTTTTCATTGCAAGACGAGTCCCTCAAACAAGAAGTGGACAAGCATACAGAAGTATTGAAGTTCCCTATCTGGGAACCATATCACCTCTTTAGGACGCTTAAAAAGCAAGGCCCGAAAGACACCGCCAGCATTCTTGAATACAAGGATCCGGGATTACTCGATCAGCTTGCGGTTTGGCTTAGAGGCAATCTTTTGATTCCTGATCCTAGGCTTTTCTGGATCAAGCCTTCAGTTAAGTTTTTGGAAGGGATTTGGGAACAAAATGATTTCAAGGCCATCATTACAACCGGTCCTCCTCATAGCATGCACCTGCTAGGTCGAAACTTGAAAAGAAAAACGGGTATTCCTTGGCTAGCCGATTTTCGGGATCCATGGTCTACCTGGGAGTTTTTGGATACCCTCAAATTAAGTGGCTTTGCCAGAAAGAAGCATCAAAAACTAGAGCGCAGTGTATTTGAAGAAGCAGATCGATTGGTTACCATTTCCCCAACTTTCCAGAAGGAAATGATAGCAATAGGAGCCAAGGACATCCAAGTTTTATTAAATGGTTTTGATCCTTCAGATATTCCTGAATTTTTAGCAACCTCTCCTGGAAGTTCTTCTGTATTAGAAATAGTTTACTCAGGAGTGATAGATGCGATAAGGAACCCACTCCCATTTTTAAAAGTACTAAAATCTGTTTTTGGAAATACATCCGGAAAGGTAAGGCTTACTTTTGTAGGTAGGGTAAATGAAAGTGTCAAGCAATTGCTTTCCGAAGACAATTGGTTTCGAGCACATGTGGTTTTAGCAGGTTATGTTAGCCATAAAGAAGTATTTTCCTTTTATCAGAAGGCAAATTTACTTCTTTTAATTCTCACGAACACCAAAAATGCAAAAGGTAATATTCCGGGTAAGTTGTTTGAATACATGGCCACCGGCAGGCAAATATTGGCCTTAGGAGATCCAAAAGGAGACAGCGCTTCTATTATTAAAACCTCAGAGGCTGGCAAAGTTTTTTCTCACACAGATGAAACAGGCATGGCTCAATTTATTAAAAACTTTCAAACAAATAAGTTGCCAAATAAGTTGGAGGCTGACATTCTACAATACAGCAGGAAAAAAATCACAGCGCAATTGGCACTATTGCTTGATGAAATTAGCCAAGCTTAA
- a CDS encoding NADP-dependent isocitrate dehydrogenase, which produces MTEKRKITVAYGDGIGPEIMNATLSILEAAGAAIEPDVIEIGEQVYLKGISSGIASSAWDSLRETKVFLKSPITTPQGGGFKSLNVTTRKTLGLYANVRPCKAYSPFIHTHFPKTDLVIIRENEEDLYAGIEHRQTDEVYQCLKLISRPGSEKIIRYAFEYARMNKRKKVTCMTKDNIMKMTDGVFHEVFNEVAKEYPDIETDHKIIDIATALIADSPEIFDVIVTLNLYGDIISDVAAQVTGSVGLGGSANVGEDVAMFEAIHGSAPDIAGMDIANPSGLLNGAIMMLVHIGQPEVAQKISNAWMATLEDGIHTGDIYQEDISTKRVGTKEFAEAVIARLGKEPQRMKKAVFAKAERSQAEIKQALAIKPRTPAVKELIGLDVFIDWKEGSRDPNVMGDKLRSVNADGLKMQLVTNRGVRVYPDGMEETFCSDHWRVRFFDADDQAISHDQIIEVLKQIGDLGFDFVKIENLYTFNGERGFSLAQGE; this is translated from the coding sequence ATGACTGAAAAAAGGAAAATTACAGTAGCATATGGAGATGGTATCGGTCCGGAGATAATGAATGCAACCTTGTCCATCTTGGAAGCAGCAGGAGCAGCCATTGAACCTGATGTTATCGAGATAGGTGAACAAGTATATTTGAAAGGGATTAGTTCCGGGATTGCCTCAAGTGCTTGGGATTCATTGAGAGAGACCAAGGTTTTCTTGAAATCTCCGATAACCACCCCTCAAGGTGGAGGGTTCAAAAGTTTGAATGTTACGACCAGAAAAACTTTAGGACTTTATGCAAATGTGAGACCTTGTAAAGCTTATTCCCCTTTCATTCATACCCATTTCCCTAAAACCGATCTGGTAATCATAAGGGAAAATGAAGAAGACCTTTACGCCGGAATTGAGCACAGACAAACGGATGAGGTTTACCAGTGTTTGAAATTAATTTCCAGACCGGGGAGTGAAAAAATTATCAGGTATGCTTTCGAGTATGCCCGCATGAACAAGCGAAAGAAGGTTACTTGTATGACCAAAGACAATATCATGAAAATGACTGATGGTGTTTTTCATGAAGTGTTTAATGAGGTGGCTAAAGAATATCCTGATATAGAAACAGACCATAAAATTATAGATATTGCTACTGCATTGATTGCAGATAGCCCGGAGATTTTTGACGTCATAGTAACTTTAAACCTTTATGGAGATATTATCTCTGATGTGGCAGCCCAAGTAACAGGTTCTGTGGGCCTGGGAGGATCTGCTAATGTAGGAGAAGATGTAGCTATGTTTGAAGCCATTCACGGTTCAGCACCGGATATAGCCGGAATGGACATAGCCAACCCTTCAGGTTTATTGAATGGTGCAATCATGATGCTTGTTCATATTGGTCAGCCTGAAGTGGCACAAAAAATAAGTAACGCATGGATGGCGACCCTTGAAGATGGAATTCATACCGGGGATATTTATCAGGAAGATATCAGTACCAAAAGGGTAGGCACAAAGGAGTTTGCTGAAGCAGTAATTGCCAGACTAGGCAAAGAACCTCAGCGTATGAAGAAGGCAGTATTTGCCAAAGCAGAAAGAAGTCAAGCTGAAATCAAACAAGCTTTGGCAATCAAGCCACGAACTCCGGCAGTAAAAGAATTAATCGGACTGGATGTGTTTATTGATTGGAAGGAAGGATCCAGGGATCCAAATGTTATGGGCGATAAACTCAGATCCGTCAATGCCGATGGCTTAAAAATGCAACTTGTTACCAATAGGGGAGTAAGGGTTTATCCTGATGGAATGGAGGAAACCTTTTGCTCGGACCATTGGAGAGTAAGGTTTTTTGATGCTGATGACCAGGCCATTTCTCACGACCAGATTATAGAAGTGCTCAAGCAAATCGGTGATTTGGGTTTTGACTTTGTGAAAATCGAAAACCTTTACACCTTTAATGGAGAAAGAGGTTTTTCATTGGCTCAAGGTGAATAA